AAATCAGCAAGAATTTGAAAAGTATTGGTAAGGGTTAAGAATACTAAAAAAGTAATAATCTTTTTCATTTGATTCTCTTTTCTTTTGATATTTACATTATCAAAAATCTGCAGCTGGAGAGAATGTCTTTGGATTTATAAGAAGAATATTTTTCTATACAATAATCTAGATTATTGCTCTCGCGAAGTAGGAATATTTTACTCATATATTGTGCATATAATTTTAATTATTGTCAATATTAATATTTAGATTTAGATAAATTATTTATTAAGTATAGGACAAAATGTATTATTTATTTAAACAGCGAATTTTAACAAACCATTATTTTTATATTAATACTAATAATTCAATTAAATTATTCCATTTTCAACAAATGATGTAAATCCATTATCCGTAAATATGACATGGTCTAAAACTGATATGTCTACAATTTTGCCTGCCTCAACTAATTTCTTTGTAATATTTATATCTTCTCGAGATGGCTCCAGATTTCCTGATGGATGATTGTGAGCTATAATTATATTTGCACATGTTGCTACAATAGCTCCTCGAAATACTTCCCTTGGATGCACTAAACTGCTGTTTAATAATCCTTCTGATATTATCTCAAACCCTATAACTTTATTGCTAGAGCTTAACCAAAAACTACAAACCTTTCTTTTACTTCTCCTGCAAATAGAAAATAGAAGTTTTCATAGATTGTTGATGGTGACGTGATTTTAACCTGCTTATCCTTTAATTCTGGATATGTTTCACTTGTATCTTTAAATTTCCAAGTGATTGTTTTAATGCATTGTTTCATAGGATGCTCCTTGAATGAATATTGTGATTTAGTGAATTGGTTTAAAAAGAAAAAGCCCTTCTTAATGGGAAGGGCTAAATCTTGATTATAAATATTTATGATAAATTATTTAATTAATAGCATCTTTCGTGATTGAATATAGTCACCGGCTTGTAGTTTATAGAAATATACACCGCTCGGTAAATTACTTGCATCAAAATCTACTTCATAATTTCCGGGTGATTTATTTTCGTTTACTAGTGTTTCAACTTCTTTACCTAAAATATCGTAAACCATAATTTTTACATTTATCTTTTCACCTTTTTCGTTTTGAGGAATTGCATACTTTATTTTTGTAGTTGGATTAAATGGATTGGGATAGTTTTGTGAAAGAGCATATGTTGTTGGTAATACATTTTGAATACCTTCAAGATTTGTTATTTTTTTCGTCAATTCTAATATTTTAACTTTTATATCAAAATCAAATAACTCAAATAAATCTTCTCTAACTATATATAATCTGTTATTTTTAAAAATAATTTTTGATTTGTAAACTGGAGTAGCTGAATCATAACTGATTGGCAAATCATAAATTTCATTTTCACTCTCAATTTTTTCCCCTTTATCAGAAAATATTTGAAAATGTGTTTTATTGTACTTAATGAAATTCTTATTTTCGTCGATTGCAATTGTAGGCAAACCTCCTCCGCCCCAACGCCATGGTTCAGTATAATTGACAGTTGAATAAAAACGACCATCACTTAAAACAATTCTAAAATTTAATTCATTATCTTTATCTAACCAACTTACTGGAATTTTTTCAGTGTTTTCATCAGAAATATCAAATAAATTTTCATTGGAATTTATCTGAAAAACTTCACCTAATTTATTTCCTAAGGAATCAACAAATTGACCATATACTCTATTGATATTTTCTGAAGTATCATAACAATTATAATAGAAAAGATATTTACCTAATTTTGTATTTCCGATATCCCAATTTTTCAATTTTTCATCAATGTTTTCAATATAATTATTGAAAAGATTAGTATATAAATGTTTCCCTTCATGCGAATAAATTCTACAAATAATTCCTTCTGAACTATTATAACTAACAATAAATTTATTTTCGAAAGAATTTAGTTTTACTGTTTCTATTCCACTTAAAGATAAAACTTCAAATTTATTTATTACTATTTCTGAATTGCAATTTTGAATTTGTGCAAACATTTTTTCTTCATCATTAATACTTTCAACCCAACATATCATTATGTAGTCATTAGAAGATGAAGCTATCATTGGTGATTTTTTAATATTCTTTACAGAATCTTCAGAAATGCTATGACCATTTCCAAGAATATTTCCCATTGAATCTAATTTTTGTAAGTATACATCATCAAATCCATTTCTATCTTCTTCATATACTATTATTAAATCTCCATTGTTACATATAGTAAAATCATGATTTTGTTGAAATGAATAAGAATCATTCGTTGTTATTTTATAAATAGGATTTTTAACATTATTTGACTCAAGTATATTTTGCAAATAAATATTATTATGCTCATTCCAAATAGATAAAATTTTGTCATTATTTATAGGAATAAAATTATAATAGTACTTACCATATTTATATGGATAACTAAAATAATTTAAATTGACTAAATCACTCAATTTTTGCCCATCATGGTTGAACTTTTGATATTTTAAATATTCCCCATATATTATACCACTATCTTCTCCACCGATGTTCATATTAATAATTTGAAAAACAATAAAATTACCATCTTCAAAAAATACAATTTTAGGACGTCCTTCAATTTCTAAAACTATTTGGTTGTCCGATAAATACTCTCTTGAATCTACATATTGAATATAAAAATGATTGGTCATATCTTTCCAACAAATAGCAAATTTTGAAGAATCAACATTATTTATACTAATAATACCACTTGCACTAAATATTTTTTGTTCTTTTATAAAAGTTAAATTTTCATCAAAAGAATTTATTTTTATATTATTTTCAATTTGTGAAAGTGATATCAAATCTTCATTTTCCGATAAACAAATTTTATATATAAAATTATTTATACCACTTACTTTTTTAATCTCTGTGCATTCATAATTATATTTTGCAATACATGATTTATAATTGTAATCTGTATAGGTTATTGCGAAACTCCCTTTTAGATTTGAAGAAATACTAATTAAACCATTAACCGAATCGATTAAACATGTATTATTCCCAATTTTATTTCCATGTTTATCAAATTTCTGCATCATTATTTTCCCACTAGCGTCTGATTGATACCAAAGAATGGTAAATTCGCCTTCTTGATTTATAACTATTTCTGGTGCATTAAATTCTTTGACTACTGAATCTGTTACAACAAAATTTGAACCTTGCGAAATTCCTTCTTTGAGAAAAATTTGGGCGTAAATTTTTGAACTAAAATTTCTGTTTTCATACCACACTAAAATATATTTATCACTATTACTATTAATATTTATAAGTGTTCTTTGGACAAAATTTGGTTGATTTTCCTCTGCAGTTATGGAAAATTCTTGAACAATTGTTCTAAACAAACTATCTTGTGCAAAGCAGATAGAAGAGAAAATTATTATAATTAGAAATAGTAAGTGTAGCTGAGTTTTCATATGAAACCTTAACTTAAGTTTATCATTTTATCAAAATCATCTTTTTAATTGATGTATAATTGCCCATATCAATTCTGTAGAAATATATTCCGCTTGATAAATTACTACCGTTAAACTGATATTTATAATGTCCCCTTTCCATTGTTTTATCAACTATTGTTGTTATCAACTGTCCGGTTATGTTATATACTTTTAACTTTACTTTTGTGGCTTCTTTTACGTCAAATTCTATATTTGTCTCAGGATTAAACGGATTGGGATAGTTTTCATATAATTTATATTCTTTTGGAAGATCTGTATTTCCAGCAATTCCGGTTGAGTTTAATGCAACAATGTAATTTTCTTTTGTTAATGTATCTGATTTACTCGGATTTGAAATAATAAGCATAACTGTAAATGAATCCGGATAAGCATAAGTATGAACTGGATTTTTTTCAGTGCTGGTTTGTCCGTCTCCAAAATCCCAATGCCGATTAAAAACATTACCGTAAGAAGTATCAGAAAATTGAACAGTAAAAGGAATATTACCTGATAAAGAATCAACAGAAAAACCAGGAATAATATAATGAGACATTCCGGAATTAAATTTATTCCCTCCAATCTTTGACCAAAGACTATCTGCTAAACCTTTGCACTCAGTTTCTAATGCATAAAGTGAATTCCCGGAAATTGTATAAATTGTTCCGTCATTATTTATTGTTGGAGAAGAATATCTATTATTAGGTAAATCAAACTTATAAATTAATTCTCCATTAGGATTTAACATGCAAAAACCTAATGAATTTATATATATATTTCCATTCTTTCCAATAGTGGGAGTAAAATATCCGGAATAAAAATCAGTATCAAATCCAAATTTTTTAGTTCCATCTTGATTTAATGCAATAAGAATTCCATTATTTGACATAATATAAAGTGTTCCATCATTTCCTATTATTGGAGAAGATTCATAAAAGACGGATGATTCGTTATCATATTTCCATTTTAAAGTACCATTTGAATCAAGGGCATAAAAAGTACCATGATAATATGTTAGGTATATGGAACCATCCTTATCAATTGCCGGTGAAGTAAAAGGAGCTTCAAACTGTTCTTCGGTATAATATTTCCATTTTTCAGAACCGTCTGGATTCAATGCATATATGTTTTTGTCTCTTGAGCCAAAATAAATACTTCCATCCTCACCAATTGAAGGTGAATAACATTCTCCACCTGCTTGAAATGTCCAAATAATATCTCCTGATTTATTTAAAGCATACATTTCATAATTCCACGGTGCTGATGCAATATAAATTACTTTTTCATTTTCCAACGAATTAATAGTGGTAAAACCTATCGCAGGTGGATGATTATTTACATCTTTAAATTCCCAAATTTTAATTCCGCTAGGATTAATTACTTGTAATTTCCAGTCAGAGGTTGTTATATAAATCCATCCATCTTGGTCGATTATCGGAGGACATCTTATTTCACTTCCTATATCTAACTCCCATTTTAAGGTTCCATCAGGTTTTATTGAATATAAAATTTGATTAGCAGAAACATAAATATTCCCTTCTGAATCAATAGCAGGAGAAAATCTTGACTCATAAGGTAGAGAAAACTCCCATTTGTTCTCATTATTTACAGTTACACTAGTATATGATGTTCCGTCATTATCATCAGTAACTTTTAACACGAAAATAAATATTCCAGGTATTTTTGGAATTGTTACTTCAGTAATTGCTGAAGTTGAGTCCTTTATGTTTACAATACATCCCTTTGGTTTTTTAAAGATACTCCATTTAAAATTTAGGTTATCGCCATCCGGATCATAAGATGGAGAACCATCCAAAATAATTGTTCCATATTTCATTGAAAAATTATTCTGTGAAACAAAAGCTTGCGGAGCTAATGGATTAAGAGTAGATATTGAAGTGTTTTGATTATTTTTTGAAGATTTTGGCCACGGAGTATCAGCCAAACCTGTACAATCACTATACAATGCATAATTACCAAAATAAATAGTACCGTCATTTCCAATTGCAGAATTAAATTGACGTCCAAAATTAAAATTGTATTCCCATTTTTTTTTCCCATCAGAATTAAACGCAAAAAATTTAACTTCGCCTCCAGAATCGTAAGTACCAAAAAAAATAGTCCCATCGTTTCCTATAATTGGAGAAGAATAAATTGTACTATTTGCATCAAATTCCCATTTTTTTGTGCCATCTGGATTTAGTGCGAAAAAAGTACCCCCTTGAGTTCCAAAATATAATGAACCATCGACACCGATTACTGCTGATGAATAAATTCCATCATCTGCTAAAAATTTCCATTTAATTGTTCCATCCGGATTTATTGAATACATATTATGGTCTCCGGATCCCATATAAATAGTTCCATCTATGTCAATGGCTGGTGAAGAACCGAAAAATCCACCAATTGATGTTTTCCATTTAATGGAGCCATCTGGATTAAAAGCATATAAATTATTACACCCGATATAAATTGTCCCGTCATTTTCAATTGAAGGAGAGGACTCAATGTGATGTTCAGTTTCATACTCCCATTTTTTTGTACCATCTGAATTCAAAGCATAAAACTTTCTTGCCCAAGTTCCAAAATATAATGTTCCATCAGAACCAATTGCTGGGGCATTTCTGAAACCTCCATCAGTTTTAAATTTCCATTTCTCAATTCCGCTTGGATTTATTGCATACAAATAATCAGCACTTGTACCAAAATAAATTGTACCGTCATTTCCGATTGATGCACCAGAAATATTCGTAGGATTAAAATAATATGGATCAAATAAACTGAATTCCCATTTTGTTGTTCCATCAGGATTAATTGCATAGTATTTTGAATCATCAAAATAATATATGGTACTATCCAAACCAATTGCCGAATAATTTTTGTCCCATGATAATTGCCGTTTGTGTAATGTACTAACGTGTACAACATTGGTTGAATATTTTTCTTTACTATTTATAACTTTAACTTTGAAAAAGAATTCTCCTCTAAATGACGGAATATTTACTTCAATTTTGGGAGAAGTTGAATCTGTTAGGACTATTGAACTTCCTTCAGGTTGTTTTATTACTGACCATAAAAAAGATAATTGTAGCCCCTCTTTATCATTTGATAGAGATGCATCGAGAGTTATAATGCCAGGATCCTTTTTTGAAATAAAATTTTCGGCAACAATAGCATTTGGAAATTTTTCCGCTCTTGCGGTATTCTTATAATCTTTATTAAATTTTGGCCATGGACTGTCTGCTAATCCTGTACTTGTTGTTGATATTAACGTAAGTTTTCCACCACTTTGCGGAACAAGAAGATTTCCTTTTCTATCCATGGCTAAAGGGGCACAATCATATAAACTTATATCCGCATCCCATTTAACTTCACCATCAAAATTAAGTGCTAAAAGTTTACTATTTCTTTTAATGGTATAAATAGTTTCGTCATTTCCCATTATAGGAAAGTATAAATAAGAATCATTACTCCATCTATTTTTCCAATCTTTATCGTCTGATGCAAACCAGTAATAATCTCCTTCACCATCTCCATCTGCTAAGGAACGGTAATAACAACTATCATTATCAATAATTCCTCTAAATAAAATATCAACGTTTGACAACACATTATCATTTATATTTCCATCTGAATTTAATCCAATAAATTTTCTACTTGCTTGTAGATATAAGAAAATGAGACCACTTTCATCTATTATTGCTGAACTAAAAAGCCATTTAAAATTTTCAGTAGTAGAATCATTATGTAAATAAGTCCATTTTATTGATCCATCAGAATTAAATGCATAAAAATACTTATCATAAGATTTAATATATATGGTTTCATCTTCTCCAATAGCTGGAGAATAATATATTTTACCTCCAGTTTCATACTCCCAATTAACTATACCATCCGGATTTATGGCATATACTTTGTGATCATGTGATCCAAAGTAAATCGTGCCATTTTCCCCAATAGTCGGAGATGAAGTAATACTACCACCAGTTTTAAATTCCCATTTTTTAGAACCATCTGAATTTAACGCATATAAACTACTATCGCTTGAACCAAAGTATATTGTTCCATCTTCATCAATAGCCGGTGATGTTATTTCATTTCCTCTTGTTTGAAATTCCCATTTTATTGTTCCTGGTGTTTGAGAATAAATTGTATTAAATAGCAAAAGCGAGGTTAGAATTGATGTAAGTATTTTCATAATATCTCTAAGAAGAAATTCTTATAATTTTTGTAATTACATTTAATTTACTTTCTTTTTTATTACAACATAAGTTTTTAGTTATTTAAATTCAATATACTATTAATTGTATTATTTGATGTAATATAGTAAAAGTAATTTGTGTATATTTGATATAAATCACTCAATCAGCAGAGCTTAAAAAACAATTGCTGTAAAGCTGTTATTAAGGTAAGAATTTTTAGATTGGCTGAACTTCAAAGATAAATTATGAAACGAAGAAATTCGGTCTATAAACTGATATTATCACCAAGATTTTATAGTGATTGAATATCCAGCCTTAGAAACTTAATTCTTCAAGTTCCTTATTCTGATCAAAAAACATACTACTGAACTCACTTCGTTTAATCCAAACTGAGATAGATCAAAAAAATGACTTCTGTATTTACCTTGAGAGATATTAGACTTAACAAGATTAACTGGTTGCTTCATTAAATGTGACATAATTATTTCTCCATTAAAATGAAAAAAGACCAGCCCCAATGAGATATTATTCCCTTCAGAACTGGTCTTAATGAATTAGTTATTTATTTTATTTAGTTAATTGTACTTTGATATGTGGAGATACCCGGGGGTTCGCATCGAAAATAGGAAAGAGTCCCAAATGCAGAATAACGTGTTACCTAGAGATTCGTTTGTCGATGGGTTTTATGGTCAATGACGTTTATAAAGAAGGCAAGTTATAATTTAGAATATACTTTCTAACCCTAATATACTAATTAAACCAGTATAATGCGAAGCTGCTTGCCCCGATTCATCGGGGGTCGGGTCGAGTTCGCAATAAAGACCTTGTCTTTATTCAAAAAGAAAGTGACCATACTAGAATTTATTATTTTCCTAATAATTTGAAAATCCATTTTTTAGCCTATTTTATTTTTTGAAAAGTGGTTAATGGCATTTGTTGGTTAAGTGCTTTATATATTTTATTCAAATTAAATCTTAATTAATGGATAATAGTTTTTTTCAATGAAATTAATATGATGAATTTGATGTCCAATAATATTGAAACCCATTGCAAGTATACTTATTGCATGTTTCCAGTTAATACCGGTCTTGAAATAATCAGAATTGTCAAAACTTTTGTAAAGAGATATTGTTGCTTTTCTAACAATAATTAATTCATCAATCAAATCTG
The nucleotide sequence above comes from Ignavibacteriota bacterium. Encoded proteins:
- a CDS encoding T9SS type A sorting domain-containing protein, translating into MTNHFYIQYVDSREYLSDNQIVLEIEGRPKIVFFEDGNFIVFQIINMNIGGEDSGIIYGEYLKYQKFNHDGQKLSDLVNLNYFSYPYKYGKYYYNFIPINNDKILSIWNEHNNIYLQNILESNNVKNPIYKITTNDSYSFQQNHDFTICNNGDLIIVYEEDRNGFDDVYLQKLDSMGNILGNGHSISEDSVKNIKKSPMIASSSNDYIMICWVESINDEEKMFAQIQNCNSEIVINKFEVLSLSGIETVKLNSFENKFIVSYNSSEGIICRIYSHEGKHLYTNLFNNYIENIDEKLKNWDIGNTKLGKYLFYYNCYDTSENINRVYGQFVDSLGNKLGEVFQINSNENLFDISDENTEKIPVSWLDKDNELNFRIVLSDGRFYSTVNYTEPWRWGGGGLPTIAIDENKNFIKYNKTHFQIFSDKGEKIESENEIYDLPISYDSATPVYKSKIIFKNNRLYIVREDLFELFDFDIKVKILELTKKITNLEGIQNVLPTTYALSQNYPNPFNPTTKIKYAIPQNEKGEKINVKIMVYDILGKEVETLVNENKSPGNYEVDFDASNLPSGVYFYKLQAGDYIQSRKMLLIK
- a CDS encoding PQQ-binding-like beta-propeller repeat protein; translation: MKILTSILTSLLLFNTIYSQTPGTIKWEFQTRGNEITSPAIDEDGTIYFGSSDSSLYALNSDGSKKWEFKTGGSITSSPTIGENGTIYFGSHDHKVYAINPDGIVNWEYETGGKIYYSPAIGEDETIYIKSYDKYFYAFNSDGSIKWTYLHNDSTTENFKWLFSSAIIDESGLIFLYLQASRKFIGLNSDGNINDNVLSNVDILFRGIIDNDSCYYRSLADGDGEGDYYWFASDDKDWKNRWSNDSYLYFPIMGNDETIYTIKRNSKLLALNFDGEVKWDADISLYDCAPLAMDRKGNLLVPQSGGKLTLISTTSTGLADSPWPKFNKDYKNTARAEKFPNAIVAENFISKKDPGIITLDASLSNDKEGLQLSFLWSVIKQPEGSSIVLTDSTSPKIEVNIPSFRGEFFFKVKVINSKEKYSTNVVHVSTLHKRQLSWDKNYSAIGLDSTIYYFDDSKYYAINPDGTTKWEFSLFDPYYFNPTNISGASIGNDGTIYFGTSADYLYAINPSGIEKWKFKTDGGFRNAPAIGSDGTLYFGTWARKFYALNSDGTKKWEYETEHHIESSPSIENDGTIYIGCNNLYAFNPDGSIKWKTSIGGFFGSSPAIDIDGTIYMGSGDHNMYSINPDGTIKWKFLADDGIYSSAVIGVDGSLYFGTQGGTFFALNPDGTKKWEFDANSTIYSSPIIGNDGTIFFGTYDSGGEVKFFAFNSDGKKKWEYNFNFGRQFNSAIGNDGTIYFGNYALYSDCTGLADTPWPKSSKNNQNTSISTLNPLAPQAFVSQNNFSMKYGTIILDGSPSYDPDGDNLNFKWSIFKKPKGCIVNIKDSTSAITEVTIPKIPGIFIFVLKVTDDNDGTSYTSVTVNNENKWEFSLPYESRFSPAIDSEGNIYVSANQILYSIKPDGTLKWELDIGSEIRCPPIIDQDGWIYITTSDWKLQVINPSGIKIWEFKDVNNHPPAIGFTTINSLENEKVIYIASAPWNYEMYALNKSGDIIWTFQAGGECYSPSIGEDGSIYFGSRDKNIYALNPDGSEKWKYYTEEQFEAPFTSPAIDKDGSIYLTYYHGTFYALDSNGTLKWKYDNESSVFYESSPIIGNDGTLYIMSNNGILIALNQDGTKKFGFDTDFYSGYFTPTIGKNGNIYINSLGFCMLNPNGELIYKFDLPNNRYSSPTINNDGTIYTISGNSLYALETECKGLADSLWSKIGGNKFNSGMSHYIIPGFSVDSLSGNIPFTVQFSDTSYGNVFNRHWDFGDGQTSTEKNPVHTYAYPDSFTVMLIISNPSKSDTLTKENYIVALNSTGIAGNTDLPKEYKLYENYPNPFNPETNIEFDVKEATKVKLKVYNITGQLITTIVDKTMERGHYKYQFNGSNLSSGIYFYRIDMGNYTSIKKMILIK